The Streptomyces sp. HUAS CB01 genome has a segment encoding these proteins:
- the fxsT gene encoding FxSxx-COOH system tetratricopeptide repeat protein, with product MTASRDGRIVTFYSYKGGTGRTMAMANTAWILAANGKRVLAVDWDLEAPGLHRFFHPFLDPSTLGATTGVIDLITEYAWAATSPVQRPDDWHRDYARIQPHAVSLTPENLGWEFPEGGTLDFVSAGKQNREYSATVSTFDWDNFYDRLGGGHFFDALRDDMKANYDYVLIDSRTGLSDIADICTVHLPDVLVDCFTLSDQSIDGAAAVARQIDERYGGRGIRILPVPMRIDEGEKEKADAGRALARLKFDRFPTGLAGEELTSYWGAVEIPYRPYYAYEETLATFGDEAGLTNSLLSAFERLTAVVTEGEITAMPTVGEEIRLRIRDAFTRRRPALPADLFLSYVAENRMWADWIESVLTRAGFRVVPRDVSAEPPQDGSAALAPENAARTVVLLSSAYLKSARAVEVWERAAAEDPGGGRGRHLLPLRVGDVRLTTPYIDRNPVDLFRLDEVHATSALLRALDRPVQLTDGVAPGPRFPGTVPKIWNAPARNPGFTGRSVVLERMRDQLGGGMAVVLPQPQTLYGLGGVGKTQVALEYVHRFMADYDLVWWISSEQTDDVVAGLAELATRLGAQGGEDMAAASQEAVDLLRRGVPTSRWLLVFDNADDPEQLKRFFPTGGHILVTSRNQTWSQYGDALPVDVFLREESVEHLQRRAPGLTLQDADQVAAAVGDLPLAVEQAAAWIAETATPVAAYLEQLGRQAPSVLALNQPAGYPEPVAATWNVSIERLKERSPAAVRLLQLCAFFAPEPISANLLYSKEMIEALKPYDASLQEKLVLGRVIREIGRFALAKVDQVSNSIQVHRLVQAVIRAQLSEEEQMDARHAVHRILAGARPDDDEPIDNPETWPRFNTIWPHLGPSEARYCKEPETRRLLIDRVRYLWKRGDWQAAGALGDDLREAWREMLGNDDLQYLYLRFHLSNIFRSQGRYVEARELDEVTLERQRAVLGPSHPHTYMTTSGLAMDLGTLGQYGKAMELATEAHEGFSQIFHESHPRTLAAANNLALNLRMVGHYARAREIDQDVFDRRTEVLGPEHPYTLSSATSLARDLREVGRYEDSVSLLSRTYESYKQTLGRAFPGTLAAGKSLAVSLRRAGRLEDARRLTTATRNRYRAKYTSANPDSLACDLNLAADLFAAGEPVAARDLAQEVVDQYMKVPGEKHPYTLAAINNLGIYQWGCGDPETAEQLLVPTVRRMTDVLGTAHPHTLFCTVNLANARADLGELESALETERRAVTKLREVLGLHHPEVLAVSSNIAVTLSALGRKDEAAALRAETAEELARLLGEEHALTRIARDERRTHRDLEPLAV from the coding sequence ATGACAGCCAGTCGTGACGGACGCATCGTCACGTTCTACTCGTACAAGGGAGGCACCGGGCGGACGATGGCCATGGCCAACACCGCCTGGATACTCGCTGCCAACGGCAAGCGGGTCCTCGCCGTGGACTGGGACCTGGAAGCCCCCGGCCTGCACCGGTTCTTCCACCCCTTCCTCGACCCGTCCACGCTCGGTGCCACCACCGGGGTCATCGACCTGATCACCGAGTACGCCTGGGCCGCGACGAGCCCCGTGCAGCGTCCCGACGACTGGCACCGGGACTACGCCCGCATCCAGCCGCACGCCGTCTCCCTCACCCCCGAGAACCTCGGCTGGGAGTTCCCCGAGGGCGGCACCCTCGACTTCGTCTCCGCGGGCAAGCAGAACCGCGAGTACTCGGCGACCGTCTCCACCTTCGACTGGGACAACTTCTACGACCGGCTCGGCGGCGGGCACTTCTTCGACGCACTGCGCGACGACATGAAGGCCAACTACGACTACGTCCTCATCGACAGCCGCACCGGTCTCAGCGACATCGCCGACATCTGCACCGTCCACCTCCCGGACGTCCTCGTCGACTGCTTCACCCTCAGCGACCAGTCCATCGACGGCGCCGCCGCCGTCGCCCGCCAGATCGACGAGCGCTACGGCGGCCGCGGCATCCGCATCCTCCCCGTCCCCATGCGCATCGACGAGGGCGAGAAGGAGAAGGCCGACGCCGGACGGGCCCTCGCGCGGCTGAAGTTCGACCGGTTCCCCACCGGGCTCGCCGGCGAGGAACTCACCTCCTACTGGGGCGCGGTGGAGATCCCGTACCGCCCCTACTACGCCTACGAGGAGACCCTCGCCACCTTCGGCGACGAGGCCGGACTCACCAACTCCCTGCTCTCCGCCTTCGAACGGCTCACCGCCGTGGTCACCGAAGGGGAGATCACCGCCATGCCCACCGTCGGCGAGGAGATCAGGCTGCGGATCAGGGACGCCTTCACCCGCCGCCGCCCCGCGCTGCCCGCCGACCTGTTCCTCAGCTACGTCGCCGAGAACCGCATGTGGGCCGACTGGATCGAGTCCGTCCTCACCCGCGCCGGCTTCCGCGTCGTCCCGCGCGACGTCTCCGCGGAACCGCCCCAGGACGGCTCCGCCGCCCTCGCCCCCGAGAACGCGGCCCGCACCGTCGTCCTCCTCTCCAGCGCCTATCTCAAGTCCGCCCGCGCCGTGGAGGTGTGGGAACGGGCCGCGGCCGAGGACCCCGGCGGCGGCCGCGGCCGCCATCTGCTGCCGCTGCGCGTCGGCGACGTACGCCTCACCACCCCCTACATCGACCGCAACCCCGTCGACCTCTTCCGCCTCGACGAGGTGCACGCCACCAGCGCACTGCTGCGCGCGCTCGACCGTCCGGTCCAGCTCACCGACGGGGTCGCGCCGGGCCCGCGGTTCCCCGGCACCGTCCCCAAGATCTGGAACGCGCCGGCCCGCAACCCCGGCTTCACCGGACGGTCCGTCGTCCTGGAGCGGATGCGCGACCAGCTCGGCGGCGGCATGGCCGTCGTGCTCCCGCAGCCCCAGACGCTGTACGGCCTCGGCGGCGTCGGCAAGACCCAGGTGGCCCTGGAGTACGTGCACCGCTTCATGGCCGACTACGACCTGGTGTGGTGGATCTCCTCCGAGCAGACCGACGACGTCGTCGCCGGGCTCGCCGAACTCGCCACCCGGCTCGGCGCCCAGGGCGGCGAGGACATGGCCGCCGCCTCCCAGGAGGCGGTCGACCTGCTCAGGCGCGGCGTACCGACCTCCCGCTGGCTGCTCGTCTTCGACAACGCCGACGACCCGGAGCAGCTCAAGCGGTTCTTCCCGACCGGCGGCCACATCCTCGTCACCTCCCGGAACCAGACCTGGTCCCAGTACGGCGACGCCCTGCCGGTCGACGTCTTCCTGCGCGAGGAGTCCGTCGAGCACCTCCAGCGCCGCGCGCCCGGACTCACCCTGCAGGACGCCGACCAGGTCGCCGCCGCGGTCGGTGACCTGCCGCTCGCCGTCGAACAGGCCGCGGCCTGGATCGCCGAGACCGCCACACCCGTCGCCGCCTACCTGGAGCAGCTCGGCCGGCAGGCGCCCAGTGTCCTCGCGCTCAACCAGCCCGCCGGCTACCCCGAGCCGGTCGCCGCGACCTGGAACGTCTCCATCGAGCGCCTCAAGGAGCGCTCACCGGCCGCCGTACGGCTGCTCCAGCTCTGCGCGTTCTTCGCCCCCGAGCCGATCTCCGCGAACCTGCTCTACAGCAAGGAGATGATCGAGGCGCTCAAGCCGTACGACGCGTCCCTCCAGGAGAAGCTCGTACTCGGTCGCGTCATCCGCGAGATCGGCCGGTTCGCCCTCGCCAAGGTCGACCAGGTCTCCAACTCCATCCAGGTGCACCGGCTGGTGCAGGCCGTCATCCGGGCCCAGCTCAGCGAGGAGGAGCAGATGGACGCGCGGCACGCCGTCCACCGGATCCTCGCCGGCGCCCGCCCCGACGACGACGAACCGATCGACAACCCCGAGACCTGGCCACGGTTCAACACCATCTGGCCGCACCTCGGCCCCTCCGAGGCCCGCTACTGCAAGGAGCCCGAGACCCGCAGGCTGCTCATCGACCGGGTGCGCTACCTCTGGAAGCGCGGTGACTGGCAGGCCGCCGGCGCCCTCGGCGACGATCTGCGCGAAGCCTGGCGGGAGATGCTCGGCAACGACGACCTGCAGTACCTGTACCTGCGCTTCCACCTCTCCAACATCTTCCGCTCGCAGGGCCGTTACGTGGAGGCCAGGGAACTGGACGAGGTCACCCTGGAGCGCCAGCGCGCCGTGCTCGGCCCCTCCCACCCGCACACGTACATGACCACCAGCGGCCTGGCGATGGACCTGGGCACCCTCGGCCAGTACGGCAAGGCCATGGAACTGGCCACCGAGGCGCACGAGGGGTTCAGCCAGATCTTCCACGAGTCCCACCCGCGCACCCTGGCCGCCGCCAACAACCTGGCACTGAACCTGCGCATGGTCGGCCACTACGCACGGGCCCGCGAGATCGACCAGGACGTCTTCGACCGCCGCACCGAGGTGCTCGGTCCCGAGCACCCGTACACGCTCTCCTCGGCCACCTCGCTCGCCCGCGACCTGCGCGAGGTCGGCCGGTACGAGGACTCCGTCAGCCTGCTCAGCCGCACCTACGAGAGCTACAAGCAGACCCTCGGCCGCGCCTTCCCCGGCACGCTGGCGGCGGGCAAGAGCCTCGCCGTCTCGCTGCGCCGGGCCGGCCGGCTGGAGGACGCCCGCAGGCTGACGACGGCCACCCGCAACCGCTACCGCGCCAAGTACACCTCGGCGAACCCTGACTCGCTCGCCTGCGATCTGAACCTGGCGGCCGACCTGTTCGCTGCCGGGGAACCGGTGGCGGCCCGGGACCTCGCCCAGGAGGTCGTCGACCAGTACATGAAGGTGCCGGGCGAGAAGCACCCCTACACCCTCGCCGCGATCAACAACCTCGGCATCTACCAGTGGGGCTGCGGCGACCCCGAGACCGCGGAGCAGCTGCTCGTGCCCACCGTCCGCCGGATGACCGACGTCCTCGGCACGGCCCATCCGCACACGCTGTTCTGCACCGTCAACCTCGCCAACGCCCGTGCCGACCTGGGCGAACTGGAGTCGGCGCTGGAGACCGAGCGGCGGGCGGTGACGAAGCTGCGCGAGGTCCTGGGCCTCCACCACCCCGAGGTCCTCGCCGTCTCCTCCAACATCGCCGTCACCCTCAGCGCCCTGGGCCGCAAGGACGAGGCGGCGGCGCTGCGGGCGGAGACGGCGGAGGAACTGGCGCGGCTGCTGGGGGAGGAGCACGCGCTGACCCGGATCGCCCGGGACGAGCGCAGGACCCACCGCGACCTGGAGCCGCTGGCCGTCTGA
- the fsxC gene encoding FxsC protein, translating to MFIQDGGRVHASSQQRAADHRPYFFLSYAHTPRYGAGGPDPDMWVERLFRDLCGHVMAMTDLPAGAPAGFMDREIRSGEGWSERLAEVLATCRVFVPLFSPRFFASEMCGKEWYAFAQREIYHQAKSNRPAEAIVPALWVPVPPEQLPGPAERLQFNHRAFGDRYVTDGLYGLIKLRIFAEEYERAVYELAKRIVSVADTTPVGPGRPLDYRQAPSAFGTPDPARPRSTGPRPIQVTVAAPTRHDLPPGRDPDYYGDMPQDWNPYYPEAHRPLAYVARDLVRTLNYQATVASFDHDSTPLDSKQPPTRPELLIVDRWALEDDERRERLAAFDAENRPWVSVVVPWNRDDHQSRGAESELTAKLEQTLPTKLSQGRAACRAAARGVPSMEAFGQILPQVVEAAAQQYLRHAQVYPPAGGSHTERPRLRGPMAAEYATTHYIPDTLDHAPDAEDTDDSQS from the coding sequence GTGTTCATACAGGACGGGGGTCGTGTGCACGCGTCATCGCAGCAGCGAGCGGCGGACCATCGGCCGTACTTCTTCTTGAGCTATGCGCACACACCGAGGTACGGAGCGGGCGGGCCGGACCCCGACATGTGGGTCGAGCGTCTCTTCCGGGATCTGTGCGGCCATGTGATGGCCATGACCGATCTCCCCGCCGGGGCGCCCGCGGGATTCATGGACCGGGAGATACGCTCCGGCGAGGGATGGTCCGAGCGGCTCGCCGAAGTCCTCGCCACCTGCCGGGTCTTCGTGCCGCTGTTCTCCCCGCGCTTCTTCGCCAGCGAGATGTGCGGCAAGGAGTGGTACGCCTTCGCCCAGCGGGAGATCTACCACCAGGCCAAGAGCAACCGGCCCGCCGAGGCCATCGTGCCCGCGCTGTGGGTCCCGGTGCCGCCCGAGCAACTGCCCGGACCTGCCGAGCGGTTGCAGTTCAACCACCGTGCCTTCGGTGACCGCTACGTCACCGACGGACTCTACGGTCTGATCAAACTCCGGATATTCGCCGAGGAGTACGAGCGCGCGGTCTACGAACTCGCCAAACGCATCGTCAGCGTCGCGGACACCACCCCGGTCGGGCCCGGCAGACCGCTCGACTACCGGCAGGCCCCCAGCGCCTTCGGCACCCCGGACCCGGCCAGACCGCGCAGCACCGGCCCCCGCCCCATCCAGGTCACCGTGGCCGCCCCGACCCGGCACGACCTGCCCCCGGGGCGCGACCCCGACTACTACGGCGACATGCCGCAGGACTGGAACCCCTACTACCCCGAGGCGCACCGGCCGCTGGCCTACGTCGCCCGCGACCTGGTGCGGACCCTCAACTACCAGGCCACCGTCGCCTCGTTCGACCACGACAGCACACCGCTCGACAGCAAGCAGCCCCCGACCAGGCCCGAGCTGCTGATCGTCGACCGCTGGGCCCTGGAGGACGACGAGAGACGCGAGCGGCTCGCCGCCTTCGACGCCGAGAACCGGCCCTGGGTCAGTGTCGTCGTCCCCTGGAACCGCGACGACCACCAGAGCCGCGGTGCCGAGAGCGAGCTCACCGCCAAGCTCGAACAGACCCTGCCGACCAAACTCAGCCAGGGCCGCGCCGCCTGCCGCGCCGCCGCCCGCGGCGTACCGAGCATGGAGGCCTTCGGCCAGATCCTCCCCCAGGTCGTGGAGGCGGCCGCCCAGCAGTACCTGCGCCACGCCCAGGTCTATCCGCCCGCCGGCGGCAGCCACACCGAACGTCCGCGGCTGCGCGGTCCCATGGCGGCCGAGTACGCCACCACGCACTACATCCCCGACACGCTCGACCACGCGCCGGATGCGGAGGACACGGATGACAGCCAGTCGTGA
- a CDS encoding aminoglycoside N(3)-acetyltransferase, with amino-acid sequence MTDTVVERDGLARQLTELGLRTGETVLVHAGLGGTGMDAPELRDALLRAVGEDGTLVVPAFTAENSDTSSAHLRRVSGLTPTQAAAFRATMPAFDPATTPSTGMGRLAESVRTTGGAVRSAHPQTSFAALGRRAGELLSRHPLTCHLGEESPLGALYRAGARVLMINVGFSVCTAFHLAEYRIGAPLRRYACVVRGAHGPEWTEYRDVELDDSDFDAIGAAFSWNLEQKGQLGGTTATLFSITDAVDHAVAWMSEKRR; translated from the coding sequence GTGACCGACACAGTCGTTGAGCGCGACGGGCTCGCGCGGCAACTGACGGAACTCGGGTTACGGACGGGGGAGACGGTCCTCGTCCACGCGGGCCTCGGCGGCACGGGCATGGACGCCCCGGAGCTCCGCGACGCCCTGCTGCGGGCGGTCGGCGAGGACGGCACGCTCGTGGTCCCCGCCTTCACCGCCGAGAACTCCGACACGTCCTCCGCCCATCTGCGGCGCGTGTCCGGCCTGACACCCACTCAGGCGGCGGCCTTCCGGGCCACGATGCCCGCCTTCGACCCGGCCACCACTCCGAGCACCGGGATGGGCCGGTTGGCCGAGTCCGTGCGGACCACCGGAGGCGCGGTGCGCAGCGCCCACCCCCAGACGTCGTTCGCCGCCCTCGGCCGGAGGGCGGGGGAACTCCTCTCCCGGCATCCGCTCACCTGCCATCTCGGAGAGGAATCCCCGCTCGGGGCGCTCTACCGGGCCGGGGCACGGGTATTGATGATCAATGTGGGGTTCTCCGTGTGCACCGCCTTTCACCTCGCGGAGTACCGAATCGGCGCGCCTCTGCGCCGGTACGCCTGTGTGGTGCGCGGGGCGCACGGCCCGGAATGGACGGAATACCGGGACGTCGAACTCGACGACAGTGATTTCGACGCCATCGGAGCCGCCTTCTCCTGGAATCTCGAACAGAAAGGACAACTGGGAGGAACGACCGCGACCTTGTTCTCGATCACCGATGCGGTGGACCATGCGGTGGCGTGGATGTCCGAAAAGCGGCGTTGA